One Natator depressus isolate rNatDep1 chromosome 3, rNatDep2.hap1, whole genome shotgun sequence DNA segment encodes these proteins:
- the EIF4A3 gene encoding eukaryotic initiation factor 4A-III: MSGAAGAAGSARKRLLKEEDMTKVEFETSEEVDVTPTFDTMGLREDLLRGIYAYGFEKPSAIQQRAIKQIIKGRDVIAQSQSGTGKTATFCISVLQCLDIQVRETQALILAPTRELAVQIQKGLLALGDYMNVQCHACIGGTNVGEDIRKLDYGQHVVAGTPGRVFDMIRRRSLRTRAIKMLVLDEADEMLNKGFKEQIYDVYRYLPPATQVVLISATLPHEILEMTNKFMTDPIRILVKRDELTLEGIKQFFVAVEREEWKFDTLCDLYDTLTITQAVIFCNTKRKVDWLTEKMREANFTVSSMHGDMPQKERESIMKEFRSGASRVLISTDVWARGLDVPQVSLIINYDLPNNRELYIHRIGRSGRYGRKGVAINFVKNDDIRILRDIEQYYSTQIDEMPMNVADLI, encoded by the exons ATGTCGGGCGCGGCAGGCGCGGCGGGCTCGGCCCGCAAGCGGCTGCTGAAGGAGGAGGACATGACCAAGGTGGAGTTCGAGACCAGCGAGGAGGTGGACGTGACCCCCACCTTCGACACCATGGGGCTGCGCGAGGACCTGCTGCGCGGCATCTACGCCTACG GTTTTGAGAAACCGTCAGCTATTCAGCAGAGAGCCATCAAACAGATTATCAAAGGAAGAGACGTGATTGCACA GTCACAATCTGGAACAGGCAAAACAGCAACATTTTGTATCTCTGTTCTACAGTGTTTAGATATTCAG GTCCGTGAAACCCAGGCATTGATCTTAGCACCAACTAGAGAGTTGGCAGTACAGATTCAAAAG GGCCTTCTTGCTCTTGGTGACTACATGAATGTACAGTGTCATGCCTGTATTGGAGGCACGAATGTTGGTGAAGATATCCGGAAATTGGATTACGGACAACATGTTGTTGCTGGCACACCAGGCCGTGTGTTCG ATATGATTCGTCGTCGAAGTTTAAGGACTCGTGCCATCAAAATGTTGGTTTTGGATGAAGCTGATGAGATGCTCAATAAAG gttttaaagaacagatttatGATGTGTACAGATACCTGCCCCCAGCTACTCAGGTGGTTCTAATCAGTGCTACCTTGCCTCATGAAATCCTGGAGATGACCAATAAATTCATGACTGACCCAATCCGCATCTTGGTTAAACG TGATGAATTAACTCTGGAAGGAATCAAACAGTTTTTTGTGGCCGTGGAAAGGGAAGAGTGGAAGTTTGATACGCTGTGCGATCTGTACGACACACTCACTATCACGCAGGCTGTCATCTTCTGTAACACCAAGAGGAAG GTAGACTGGCTAACGGAGAAGATGAGAGAAGCCAACTTCACGGTGTCCTCAATGCATGGTGATATGccacagaaggagagagaatcCATCATGAAGGAGTTCAGATCTGGGGCAAG CCGCGTGCTTATTTCTACAGATGtttgggccagggggttggacgTTCCTCAGGTGTCCCTGATCATTAACTACGACTTGCCCAACAACAGAGAACTGTATATACACAG AATTGGTAGATCAGGTCGGTATGGCCGAAAAGGTGTTGCCATCAACTTTGTAAAGAATGATGACATCCGTATCCTGCGTGATATTGAACAGTACTACTCTACCCAGATTGATGAGATGCCCATGAACG TTGCTGATCTTATTTAA